The following proteins are co-located in the Callithrix jacchus isolate 240 chromosome 10, calJac240_pri, whole genome shotgun sequence genome:
- the MS4A7 gene encoding membrane-spanning 4-domains subfamily A member 7, whose protein sequence is MLLQSQTTRAFGIFTPKGMAVPEREKPGHMYREEDYLQSGLPTEATVLGTVQILCCLMISSLGVILVFAPYPSHFNSAISTTLMSGYPFLGALCFGVTGSLSIISGKQSTKPFDLSSLTSNAVSSVTAGAGLLLLADSVVALRTVSQHCDSEKEYLSSLPYSEYYYPVYEIRDCLLTSVSLTGVLVVMLIFTVLELLLAAYSSVFWWKQLYFNNPGSSFFLSQSQDHMQQDKKSSSRSWI, encoded by the exons ATGCTATTACAATCCCAAACCACGAGGGCTTTTGGCATCTTTACACCAAAGGGCATGGCTGTCCCTGAAAGAGAGAAACCTGGACACATGTACCGAGAAGAAGATTACCTGCAGAGTGGGCTGCCAACAGAAGCCACCGTTCTCGGG ACTGTCCAGATCCTGTGTTGCCTGATGATATCAAGTTTGGGGGTCATCTTGGTTTTTGCTCCCTACCCTTCCCACTTCAATTCAGCAATTTCCACCACTTTGATGTCTGGGTACCCatttttaggagctctgtgt TTTGGCGTTACTGGATCTCTCTCAATCATCTCTGGAAAGCAATCAACTAAGCCCTTT GACCTGAGCAGCCTGACCTCAAATGCAGTGAGTTCTGTTACTGCAGGGGCAGGCCTCCTCCTCCTTGCTGACAGTGTGGTAGCCCTGAGGACTGTCTCTCAACATTGTGACTCAGAAAAGGAGTATCTATCCTCACTGCCTTATTCGGAGTACTATTATCCAGTATATGAAATCAGAGATTGTCTCCTGACCAGTGTCAGTTTAACA GGTGTCCTAGTGGTGATGCTCATCTTCACTGTGCTGGAGCTCTTATTAGCTGCATACAGTTCTGTCTTTTGGTGGAAACAGCTCTACTTCAACAACCCTGGG AGTTCATTCTTCTTGAGCCAGTCACAAGATCATATGCAACAGGACAAAAAGAGTTCTTCAAGGTCTTGGATATAA